In Salvelinus namaycush isolate Seneca chromosome 37, SaNama_1.0, whole genome shotgun sequence, the following are encoded in one genomic region:
- the LOC120030948 gene encoding uncharacterized protein LOC120030948, translated as MVCVCVLTELDKLSGHFQLLSALPAAKRSSLLQLLKTTMEVREAVSVLESVLDQMCDGETPDLGDLEESERKTVQAILDLVDQCVGKDEDEIRSSLLSAVHLIVSAFDGMTDEGLSVLGSCCSPPVLQALQILVQHVAAGSGETLSLRDAGLAVLTEEEVFVRTESLFGHSEVTLKREEDTLRTEMKDQPGNLPLVMSITVKGLASLV; from the exons atggtctgtgtttgtgtgttgacaGAACTGGACAAACTGAGTGGTCATTTCCAGCTGCTGTCAGCTCTGCCAGCAGCCAAACGCTCCTCTCTGCTCCAGCTCCTCAAGACAACCATGGAGGTCAGAGAGGCAGTCAGTGTGCTGGAGAGTGTG CTGGATCAGATGTGTGATGGTGAGACTCCTGACCTGGGTGATCTGGAAGAGTCTGAGAGGAAAACAGTTCAGGCCATACTGGATCTTGTAGACCAATGTGTTGGGAAGGATGAGGACGAGATCAGATCCTCTCTTCTCAGTGCTGTCCACCTCATTGTCAGTGCCTTCGACG GAATGACAGATGAGGGTCTCTCTGTGTTGGGATCCTGTTGCAGTCCTCCAGTCTTACAGGCCCTGCAGATCCTG GTGCAGCACGTGGCAGCAGGGAGTGGAGAGACCCTCTCGCTGAGAGATGCAGGTCTGGCTGTTCTGACTGAGGAGGAGGTGTTTGTGAGGACAGAGAGTCTCTTTGGTCACTCTGAAGTTAcactgaagagagaagaggacacaCTGAGGACAGAGATGAAGGACCAGCCTGGAAACCTTCCTCTTGTCATGAGTATCACTGTGAAAGGCCTGGCCTCTTtagtgtag